A genomic stretch from Bordetella sp. N includes:
- a CDS encoding N-formylglutamate amidohydrolase, which translates to MQTSAQPFAPFIRHAPRGTALPLVCDSPHSGVIYPEDFAYALAAPLLRTGEDTHVDELWRDIPEVGGSLICAQFPRTYIDPNREPDDIEPGLLESPWPGALNPTEKSRIGHGLIWSKAAGQPIYARQLSVAEIRHRIEAYHQPYHAALNQDIEAAYRRFGAVWHLNLHSMPSNSYEALQIKSDRPLADFVLGDRDGTTCDPELVDVVQESLEASGYTVARNDPFKGVALIARLGKPAQRRHSLQIEIHRKQYMNEKTFEKNERFPALQAALTKATQAVAFYIQRQL; encoded by the coding sequence ATGCAGACCAGCGCCCAGCCTTTTGCTCCCTTCATCCGCCACGCGCCCCGTGGCACCGCCCTGCCCCTGGTCTGTGATTCCCCCCACAGCGGCGTGATCTACCCTGAGGATTTTGCTTATGCGTTGGCGGCGCCCCTGCTGCGTACGGGTGAAGACACGCATGTCGATGAACTCTGGCGCGACATCCCTGAAGTCGGCGGCAGCTTGATCTGTGCGCAGTTTCCGCGCACCTACATCGACCCCAACCGCGAACCCGACGATATCGAGCCCGGGCTGCTGGAAAGCCCGTGGCCCGGCGCCCTCAATCCGACGGAGAAGAGCCGCATCGGCCACGGCCTGATCTGGAGCAAGGCCGCGGGCCAGCCGATCTACGCGCGCCAGCTGAGCGTCGCGGAGATCCGTCATCGCATCGAGGCTTATCACCAGCCCTACCATGCCGCCTTGAACCAGGACATCGAAGCCGCCTATCGCCGCTTCGGCGCGGTCTGGCACCTGAACCTGCACTCCATGCCGTCCAATTCCTACGAGGCCCTGCAGATCAAGAGCGATCGCCCGCTGGCGGACTTCGTGCTGGGTGACCGCGACGGCACTACCTGTGATCCCGAACTGGTCGATGTGGTGCAGGAATCGCTGGAAGCCAGCGGATATACGGTGGCCCGTAACGATCCGTTCAAGGGCGTGGCGCTGATCGCGCGCCTGGGCAAGCCGGCGCAGCGGCGCCACAGCCTGCAGATCGAGATCCACCGCAAGCAGTACATGAATGAAAAGACGTTCGAGAAGAACGAGCGTTTTCCGGCCCTGCAGGCCGCCCTGACCAAAGCGACGCAAGCCGTCGCCTTCTACATCCAAAGGCAACTATGA
- the yidC gene encoding membrane protein insertase YidC codes for MDIRRTILWMIFSFSLLLLWNNWQVHNGKPSLFGGTPPAATAQAPNPQNAAPASTAIPSAPAASTTPPAPGANGVPNAAAAQAAQSQRVVITTDVLRLTFDTTGAQVVRAELLKFPDANHDDQPTVLLDDSKDLNYLVQSGVVGSTSGQPFPTHQTPFRMVSSERSLTGDSLAVVFEAEAGGLKVTKTYTLHRGRYDIDVRHDLTNTATNPLRPALYLQLQRDGNNPPDTSSFYHTFTGMAVYSDQDKFQKATFSDIEKKKASYIKQADNGWIGVVQHYFATAWIPPQGKARTNELLEVAPNLFAARTVESVGEVSPGASATVDSHLWIGPQDQKAMAAVAPGLELVVDYGVLTIIAKPLFALMTWLHSILGNWGWTIVALTVMVKAVFYPLAATSYRSMARMKQVAPRLQALKEKYGDDKQKLNAAMMEMYRTEKINPLGGCLPMVVQIPVFISLYWVLLASVEMRGAPWLGWVHDLSVHDPYFILPAIMMATMFLQIKLNPTPPDPVQAKVMMIMPLVFGGMMFMFPAGLVLYWCVNNTLSILQQWSITRRLKQQTEAAASK; via the coding sequence ATGGATATCCGACGCACCATCCTCTGGATGATATTTTCGTTCTCGCTGTTGCTCCTTTGGAACAACTGGCAAGTCCATAACGGCAAGCCTTCGCTGTTCGGTGGTACCCCGCCCGCGGCCACGGCACAGGCCCCCAACCCGCAGAACGCGGCCCCGGCCTCCACTGCCATTCCGTCCGCGCCGGCTGCGTCCACCACGCCGCCCGCACCGGGCGCCAACGGCGTGCCCAATGCCGCCGCCGCCCAGGCTGCTCAATCGCAACGCGTGGTCATCACCACCGACGTGCTGCGCCTGACCTTCGACACCACCGGCGCCCAAGTGGTCCGCGCCGAACTGTTGAAGTTCCCGGACGCCAACCACGACGACCAGCCGACGGTGTTGCTGGATGACTCCAAGGACCTGAACTACCTGGTGCAGTCCGGCGTGGTCGGTTCGACCAGCGGCCAGCCCTTCCCCACCCACCAGACGCCGTTCCGCATGGTGTCCAGCGAGCGTTCGCTGACCGGCGACTCGCTGGCCGTGGTGTTCGAGGCGGAAGCCGGCGGCTTGAAGGTTACCAAGACCTACACGCTGCATCGTGGCCGCTACGACATCGACGTGCGTCATGACCTGACCAACACCGCCACCAACCCGTTGCGTCCTGCCCTGTATCTGCAGTTGCAGCGTGACGGCAACAACCCGCCCGATACGTCCAGCTTCTATCACACGTTCACGGGCATGGCGGTCTATTCGGACCAGGACAAGTTCCAGAAAGCCACCTTCTCCGACATCGAGAAGAAGAAGGCCAGCTATATCAAGCAGGCTGACAACGGCTGGATCGGCGTGGTGCAGCATTACTTCGCCACCGCCTGGATCCCGCCGCAAGGCAAGGCTCGCACCAACGAACTGCTGGAAGTGGCGCCGAACCTGTTCGCCGCCCGCACCGTGGAATCGGTGGGTGAAGTGTCGCCGGGCGCCTCGGCTACCGTCGATTCGCATCTGTGGATCGGACCCCAGGACCAGAAGGCCATGGCGGCGGTTGCCCCTGGCCTGGAACTGGTGGTCGACTATGGCGTACTGACCATCATCGCCAAGCCGCTGTTCGCGCTGATGACCTGGCTGCATTCCATCCTGGGCAACTGGGGCTGGACGATCGTGGCGCTGACCGTGATGGTCAAGGCGGTGTTCTATCCCCTGGCCGCCACCAGCTACCGTTCGATGGCGCGCATGAAGCAGGTGGCTCCGCGCCTGCAGGCCCTGAAGGAAAAGTATGGCGACGACAAGCAGAAGCTGAATGCCGCCATGATGGAGATGTACCGCACAGAGAAGATCAACCCCCTGGGTGGTTGCTTGCCGATGGTGGTGCAGATCCCGGTGTTCATCTCGCTCTACTGGGTGCTGCTGGCCAGCGTGGAAATGCGCGGCGCGCCGTGGCTGGGCTGGGTGCATGACCTGTCGGTGCATGATCCCTACTTCATCCTGCCCGCCATCATGATGGCCACCATGTTCCTGCAGATCAAATTGAACCCCACCCCGCCGGATCCCGTGCAGGCCAAGGTCATGATGATCATGCCTTTGGTGTTCGGCGGCATGATGTTCATGTTCCCGGCCGGCCTGGTGCTGTACTGGTGCGTCAACAACACGCTGTCGATCCTCCAGCAATGGAGCATCACGCGCCGGTTGAAGCAACAGACCGAGGCTGCCGCGAGTAAGTAA
- a CDS encoding ABC transporter permease: MSQLSGSRPLVPPVRDEYERELAPLPDLTVEAPLPWAERVWGHAAVRKGLILIILAALWELAARLTDNDLLLPGFVATSKAFVEGLANGELLARASTSLQVLIKGYVAGVVLAFVLTTLAVSTRLGRDLLSTLAAMFNPLPAIALLPLALLWFGLGEGSLVFVLIHSVLWALAVNTYAGFLAVPDTLRMTGRNYGLRGVRYVLQILVPAALPAILAGLRIGWAFAWRTLIAAELVFGASSGKGGLGWYIFQNRNELYTDRVFAGLAAVVLIGLLVEGLGFDNLERVTVRRWGMHR; this comes from the coding sequence ATGTCTCAGTTATCCGGATCACGTCCCTTGGTGCCGCCCGTCCGCGACGAGTACGAACGCGAGCTTGCGCCCTTGCCTGACCTGACGGTGGAAGCGCCCTTGCCTTGGGCAGAGCGCGTCTGGGGGCATGCCGCCGTGCGCAAGGGGCTGATCCTGATCATCCTGGCCGCATTGTGGGAACTGGCCGCGCGGCTGACCGACAACGATCTGCTGCTGCCGGGTTTCGTCGCCACGTCCAAGGCCTTCGTGGAAGGCCTGGCCAATGGCGAGCTGCTGGCGCGCGCGTCGACATCGCTGCAGGTGCTGATCAAAGGTTATGTCGCGGGCGTGGTGCTGGCCTTCGTGCTGACCACCTTGGCCGTCTCGACGCGGCTGGGACGTGATCTGTTATCGACGCTGGCGGCCATGTTCAATCCCCTGCCGGCCATCGCGCTGCTGCCGCTGGCCTTGTTGTGGTTCGGGCTGGGTGAGGGCAGCCTGGTGTTCGTGTTGATCCATTCCGTGCTGTGGGCGCTGGCGGTCAACACGTATGCCGGTTTCCTGGCCGTGCCCGACACCTTGCGCATGACGGGCCGCAACTATGGCCTGCGCGGCGTGCGCTACGTGCTGCAGATCCTGGTGCCGGCGGCCTTGCCCGCGATCCTTGCCGGCCTGCGCATAGGCTGGGCCTTCGCATGGCGCACCCTCATCGCCGCGGAGCTGGTCTTCGGCGCGTCCAGCGGCAAGGGCGGCCTGGGCTGGTACATCTTCCAGAACCGCAACGAACTCTACACCGACCGCGTGTTCGCCGGATTGGCGGCCGTGGTGCTGATCGGGCTGCTGGTCGAGGGCTTGGGGTTCGATAATCTGGAGCGGGTGACGGTGCGCAGGTGGGGGATGCATCGGTGA
- a CDS encoding ABC transporter ATP-binding protein — protein MSTPILSLREAEMRFTQNIDLAGRIANLFGAGMRKTEVHAVAGVDLDVMPGEVIGIVGESGCGKSTLGRIIAGILRPTGGQVSYRGKAVAAMPESERRAYELGVQMIFQDPYASLNPRMRVEEIIGEAPVVHRVIPAREKKAYVAQLMSQVGLDPAYAQRYPHQFSGGQRQRIGIARALGLKPKVIVCDEAVAALDVSIQAQVLNLFGQLRRELDLTYLFISHNLGVVGHISDRVAIMYLGRIVEIASTESIFKGANHPYTQALLKELPRLNARRRDFQPIKGELPSPLAPPPGCTFHPRCPHAMERCRQERPLLRMIAPGHVSACHLNDI, from the coding sequence ATGAGTACCCCCATACTGTCCCTGCGTGAAGCCGAGATGCGCTTCACTCAAAACATCGACCTGGCGGGCCGCATCGCCAACCTGTTCGGCGCGGGAATGCGCAAGACGGAAGTGCACGCCGTAGCGGGTGTCGACCTGGATGTCATGCCTGGTGAAGTCATCGGCATCGTCGGTGAATCCGGCTGCGGCAAGTCGACCCTGGGCCGCATCATTGCCGGAATCCTGCGTCCCACCGGTGGCCAGGTGAGCTACCGTGGCAAGGCCGTGGCGGCCATGCCGGAGAGCGAACGGCGCGCCTATGAGCTGGGCGTGCAGATGATTTTCCAGGACCCTTACGCGTCGCTCAATCCGCGCATGCGCGTCGAGGAAATCATCGGCGAGGCGCCGGTGGTGCATCGCGTCATTCCGGCCCGGGAAAAAAAAGCCTACGTCGCGCAATTGATGAGCCAGGTCGGCCTGGATCCGGCCTACGCGCAACGCTATCCGCACCAGTTCTCCGGCGGCCAGCGCCAACGCATCGGCATCGCGCGCGCGCTGGGGCTCAAGCCCAAGGTCATCGTCTGCGACGAAGCGGTGGCCGCCTTGGATGTATCCATCCAGGCGCAGGTGCTCAACCTGTTTGGCCAGTTGCGTCGCGAACTGGATCTGACGTATCTTTTCATCAGCCATAACCTGGGCGTGGTGGGGCATATCTCGGACCGGGTCGCCATCATGTACCTGGGCCGCATCGTCGAGATCGCCAGCACCGAAAGTATCTTCAAGGGCGCCAACCATCCGTATACGCAGGCGCTGCTCAAGGAACTGCCGAGGTTGAACGCGCGGCGCCGCGACTTCCAGCCCATCAAGGGCGAACTGCCGTCGCCGCTGGCGCCGCCGCCGGGTTGCACTTTCCATCCGCGCTGCCCGCACGCGATGGAGCGCTGCCGGCAGGAACGGCCGCTGTTGCGTATGATCGCTCCCGGCCATGTCAGCGCCTGCCATTTGAACGATATCTGA
- a CDS encoding ABC transporter permease, with protein MLATIIRRLLQTVVVMIVMSALVFGGIYLVGDPIAMMASPDATEAQREAIRQSLGLNLPVWHQYLIFVGKAIHGDFGNSFLTGEPAMKLILDRAPATLELAVVAMGISLLVGIPLGMRAGLKPKAVSSRAIMTGSVLGFSLPNFWVGLMLIMVFAVTLGWFPASGRGPTLPLGPIRLSVLTLGGWASLILPAATIALAKCATIIRVTRAATREALPMDYIKFARAKGLSERRVLSVHLLKNILIPIVTVGGLEFGQVVAFAVVTESVFSWPGMGKLLIDSIINLDRPVVVAYLLLIVFFLVMLNLVVDIVYTVLDPRVRLDGRR; from the coding sequence GTGTTAGCAACAATCATCCGTCGCCTCCTGCAGACCGTCGTCGTCATGATCGTCATGTCGGCATTGGTCTTCGGCGGCATCTACCTGGTCGGCGACCCCATTGCCATGATGGCCAGCCCCGATGCCACCGAAGCGCAGCGCGAGGCGATTCGCCAGTCTTTGGGCCTGAATCTGCCGGTGTGGCATCAGTACCTGATCTTCGTCGGCAAGGCCATACATGGCGACTTCGGCAACAGCTTCCTGACCGGCGAGCCGGCCATGAAACTGATCCTCGACCGCGCGCCGGCGACCCTGGAACTGGCCGTGGTGGCGATGGGCATCTCGCTGCTGGTGGGCATTCCCCTGGGCATGCGCGCCGGCCTCAAGCCGAAAGCCGTCAGCTCGCGCGCCATCATGACCGGGTCGGTGCTGGGCTTTTCCCTGCCCAATTTCTGGGTCGGGCTGATGCTCATCATGGTGTTCGCCGTGACTCTGGGCTGGTTTCCCGCCAGCGGCCGCGGGCCGACACTGCCCCTGGGGCCGATACGCCTTAGCGTGCTGACCTTGGGCGGCTGGGCCAGCCTGATCCTGCCGGCGGCGACCATCGCCCTGGCCAAGTGCGCCACCATCATCCGCGTCACGCGGGCCGCCACGCGCGAAGCCTTGCCGATGGACTACATCAAGTTCGCGCGCGCCAAAGGCCTGTCCGAGCGGCGTGTGCTCAGCGTCCATCTGCTGAAGAACATCCTGATCCCCATCGTCACGGTGGGCGGACTGGAGTTCGGCCAGGTGGTCGCGTTCGCGGTGGTGACGGAGTCGGTGTTCTCCTGGCCCGGCATGGGCAAACTGCTGATCGATTCGATCATCAACCTGGACCGGCCGGTGGTGGTGGCCTACCTGTTGTTGATCGTGTTTTTCCTGGTGATGTTGAACCTGGTGGTCGACATCGTCTACACGGTGCTGGACCCCCGCGTCCGGCTGGATGGCCGCCGATGA
- a CDS encoding M20 aminoacylase family protein yields the protein MKTIAEIERATGELTAIRRDIHAHPETAFEEDRTSALVAEKLRGWGIEVHTGFGKTGLVGVLRNGTGKKTIGLRADMDALPMPEHNRFGHASTVPGKMHGCGHDGHTTMLLGAAQYLAEHRDFDGTIVFIFQPAEENGNAGARAMMQDGLFEKFPCDAVFGIHNMPGMPVNQFGFRAGPAMASSNRFTITIKGVGGHAAQPHKSVDTIIIASEMVGVLQTVVSRNKDPLDSAVLSVTQIHAGDAFNVIPSEAVIRGTVRTYTTEALDTIEDAIRRIATTLPQVYGGTGELDFIRAYPPLVNWEKETAFATQVAEATFGKENVDTTIPAFMGAEDFSFFLEAVPGAYLFLGNGDGAHRQEQYEGMGPCMLHNPNYDFNDALLPVGATYWVKLVQAFLASDAELSKAG from the coding sequence ATGAAAACCATCGCAGAAATCGAGCGTGCCACCGGTGAACTGACGGCGATACGCCGGGACATCCACGCGCATCCCGAAACCGCATTCGAGGAAGACCGCACGTCGGCCCTGGTGGCCGAGAAGCTGCGCGGCTGGGGTATCGAAGTGCACACCGGCTTCGGCAAGACCGGCCTGGTCGGCGTGCTGCGCAATGGCACGGGCAAGAAGACCATCGGCCTGCGCGCCGACATGGACGCACTGCCCATGCCCGAGCACAACCGCTTCGGCCATGCGTCGACGGTGCCGGGCAAGATGCACGGCTGCGGTCACGACGGCCATACCACCATGCTGCTGGGCGCGGCGCAGTACCTGGCCGAGCATCGCGACTTCGACGGCACCATCGTCTTTATCTTCCAGCCCGCCGAGGAAAACGGCAACGCCGGCGCGCGCGCCATGATGCAGGACGGCTTGTTCGAGAAATTCCCCTGTGACGCCGTCTTCGGCATCCACAACATGCCCGGCATGCCGGTGAACCAGTTCGGCTTCCGCGCCGGCCCGGCCATGGCGTCGAGCAACCGCTTCACCATCACCATCAAGGGCGTGGGCGGCCATGCCGCGCAACCGCACAAGTCGGTGGATACCATCATCATCGCTTCGGAGATGGTGGGCGTGCTGCAAACGGTGGTGTCGCGCAACAAGGACCCCCTGGATTCCGCGGTGCTGTCCGTCACCCAGATCCATGCCGGCGATGCCTTCAACGTCATCCCCAGCGAGGCGGTGATCCGCGGGACGGTACGCACCTATACCACCGAGGCTCTGGATACGATCGAGGACGCCATCCGCCGCATCGCCACCACCCTGCCCCAGGTTTATGGCGGAACGGGCGAGCTGGACTTCATCCGCGCGTATCCGCCGCTGGTGAACTGGGAAAAGGAAACGGCTTTCGCGACACAGGTGGCCGAAGCCACCTTCGGCAAGGAAAACGTCGACACGACGATCCCGGCCTTCATGGGCGCCGAGGATTTCTCCTTCTTCCTGGAAGCGGTACCGGGGGCCTACCTGTTCCTGGGCAATGGCGACGGCGCGCACCGGCAGGAGCAATACGAAGGCATGGGGCCGTGCATGCTGCACAACCCCAACTACGACTTCAACGATGCCTTGTTGCCGGTGGGGGCCACCTACTGGGTCAAGCTGGTGCAGGCCTTCCTGGCCAGCGACGCCGAGCTGTCGAAAGCCGGCTGA
- a CDS encoding ABC transporter ATP-binding protein, which yields MSHSAGFASASAAPARPLLEVDGVTLEYKTPGRRVRATHRVDFQVHEADRYILLGPSGCGKSTLLKSVAGFIDPTEGAIRLDGHAVREPGPDRIVVFQEFDQLPPWKTVRENVAFPLLASRTLKRREADERALHYLDKVGLSAFANAYPHTLSGGMKQRVAIARALAMQPRILLMDEPFAALDALTRRKMQEELLSLWEEVRFTLLFVTHSIEEALLVGNRILLLSPHPGRVRAELNAHQYGMHSAGSPAFQATTQRIHDLLFDVPSSPDEARRAAA from the coding sequence ATGAGCCATTCCGCCGGCTTTGCTTCCGCGTCCGCTGCTCCCGCCCGGCCGCTGCTGGAGGTCGACGGAGTGACGCTTGAATACAAGACGCCTGGACGGCGCGTGCGGGCCACGCATCGCGTCGATTTCCAGGTGCATGAGGCGGACCGCTACATCCTGCTGGGTCCGTCCGGTTGCGGCAAGTCCACCTTGCTGAAGTCGGTGGCGGGCTTCATCGATCCGACCGAAGGCGCCATCCGGCTGGACGGCCATGCCGTGCGTGAGCCCGGTCCGGACCGGATCGTGGTGTTCCAGGAATTCGACCAGCTGCCGCCGTGGAAAACCGTGCGGGAGAACGTTGCCTTTCCCCTGTTGGCTTCGCGCACCCTCAAGCGCCGCGAGGCGGACGAGCGGGCGCTGCATTATCTGGACAAGGTGGGCCTGTCCGCTTTCGCGAACGCTTACCCGCATACCTTGTCCGGCGGCATGAAGCAGCGCGTGGCCATCGCCCGTGCGCTGGCCATGCAGCCGCGCATCCTGCTGATGGACGAGCCCTTCGCGGCGCTCGATGCGTTGACGCGCCGCAAGATGCAGGAAGAGTTGCTGTCCTTGTGGGAAGAGGTGCGCTTCACGCTGTTGTTCGTGACGCATTCCATCGAGGAAGCCTTGCTGGTGGGCAATCGCATTCTGCTGCTGTCGCCGCATCCTGGTCGTGTCCGCGCCGAACTCAACGCGCATCAATACGGCATGCATAGCGCCGGGTCGCCGGCGTTCCAGGCGACGACGCAGCGCATCCATGACCTGCTGTTCGATGTGCCTTCGTCCCCGGACGAGGCGCGGCGCGCGGCGGCTTGA
- a CDS encoding ABC transporter ATP-binding protein, with amino-acid sequence MTTQANAAPDVRTPAARTPILDVAGLQTHFFTRGGVVKAVDGVDLHLGPGEILGLVGESGSGKSITGFSLIGLIDEPGRVVGGSIRFDGQDLRQAKPDQLRKLRGRDIAMIFQDPMMTLNPVLRVDTQMIEAIRAHRKVSKDDARKRAREVLTMVGIAAPDERLRAYPHQLSGGMRQRVAIAIALLNSPRLIIADEPTTALDVTIQAQILYEVQKLCRETGTALIWITHDLAVVSGLADRIAVMYAGRVVETGSTAEVIEHALHPYTRGLMASIPTPDTRGHDLASIPGMTPSLLKLPEGCAFRTRCPRATDTCTKAPEAVEWRPAHWVRCWHAGEEATA; translated from the coding sequence ATGACGACGCAAGCGAACGCCGCGCCGGACGTCCGGACGCCGGCAGCCCGAACACCCATCCTCGACGTCGCCGGATTGCAGACGCATTTCTTCACGCGCGGGGGTGTGGTGAAGGCTGTCGACGGTGTCGACCTGCATCTGGGACCGGGCGAGATCCTGGGTCTGGTGGGCGAATCCGGTTCGGGCAAAAGCATCACGGGCTTCTCGCTGATCGGCCTGATCGACGAGCCGGGCCGGGTGGTCGGCGGCAGCATCCGCTTCGACGGCCAGGACCTGCGCCAGGCCAAGCCCGACCAGCTGCGCAAGCTGCGCGGCCGCGACATCGCGATGATCTTCCAGGATCCGATGATGACGCTGAACCCGGTGCTGCGCGTCGATACGCAGATGATCGAGGCCATCCGCGCGCATCGCAAGGTCAGCAAGGACGACGCCCGCAAGCGTGCCCGTGAAGTGCTGACCATGGTGGGCATCGCGGCGCCGGACGAGCGGCTGCGCGCCTATCCGCACCAGTTGTCGGGCGGCATGCGGCAGCGCGTCGCCATCGCCATTGCCTTGCTCAATTCGCCGCGGCTGATCATCGCCGATGAACCGACCACCGCGCTGGACGTGACCATCCAGGCGCAGATCCTCTACGAAGTGCAGAAGCTGTGCCGCGAGACCGGCACGGCCCTGATCTGGATCACGCACGACCTGGCGGTGGTGTCGGGACTGGCCGACCGCATCGCGGTGATGTACGCGGGCCGCGTGGTGGAGACGGGCAGCACGGCGGAGGTCATCGAGCATGCGCTGCATCCCTATACGCGCGGCCTGATGGCGTCCATCCCGACACCCGATACGCGCGGTCACGATCTGGCTTCGATACCCGGCATGACGCCTTCACTGTTGAAATTGCCGGAAGGCTGCGCCTTCCGCACACGCTGTCCGCGCGCCACCGACACCTGTACCAAAGCGCCCGAAGCAGTTGAATGGCGGCCGGCGCATTGGGTGCGCTGCTGGCACGCCGGCGAGGAGGCGACGGCATGA
- a CDS encoding ABC transporter substrate-binding protein: MLPAPSFKQRLSRALTRTLPAAALSLTLAAVALAVPTPARAEGRIRIAEQFGIVYLLLNVARDQQLIEKHGKAEGVDIKVEWLKLSGGSAVNDALLSGAVDIAGAGVGPLLTIWDRTRGKQNVKGVASLGNFPYYLVSNRPEVKTIADFTDKDRIAVPAVGVSVQSRVLQMASAALWGDAQYNKLDSISVALPHPDAAAAIISGGTEITGHFGNPPFQEQELAGNPRAHIVLDSYKVQGGPSSSTVLFATEKFRKDNPKTYKAFQDALTEAAAFVREHPDQAADTYLRVADAKQDRKLLLSIISNPQVQFKIEPQNTYTLAKFMHRVGAIKNEPASWRDYFFDDAVLANGS; the protein is encoded by the coding sequence ATGCTGCCTGCGCCTTCCTTCAAACAACGCCTGTCCCGCGCTTTGACGCGTACCCTGCCCGCTGCCGCCCTGTCGCTGACGCTGGCGGCCGTTGCCCTGGCCGTGCCCACCCCCGCGCGCGCCGAAGGGCGTATCCGCATCGCCGAGCAGTTCGGCATCGTGTACCTGTTGCTGAACGTCGCGCGCGACCAGCAACTGATCGAAAAGCACGGCAAGGCCGAAGGCGTCGACATCAAGGTCGAATGGCTGAAACTGTCGGGTGGCTCGGCGGTGAACGACGCGTTGCTGTCGGGCGCGGTCGATATTGCCGGCGCCGGTGTCGGCCCCCTGCTGACGATCTGGGACCGCACGCGGGGCAAGCAGAACGTCAAGGGCGTGGCCTCGCTGGGCAACTTCCCCTATTACCTGGTGAGCAACCGGCCCGAAGTGAAGACCATCGCTGACTTCACCGACAAGGACCGCATCGCCGTGCCGGCGGTGGGCGTGTCGGTGCAGTCGCGCGTATTGCAGATGGCCTCGGCCGCGCTGTGGGGCGATGCGCAATACAACAAGCTGGACAGCATCTCGGTGGCGCTGCCGCACCCCGATGCCGCCGCGGCCATTATTTCCGGCGGCACGGAGATTACGGGCCACTTCGGCAATCCGCCCTTCCAGGAGCAGGAACTGGCCGGCAATCCGCGTGCGCATATCGTGCTGGATTCGTACAAGGTGCAGGGTGGCCCGTCGTCATCGACGGTGCTGTTCGCCACGGAGAAATTCCGCAAGGACAATCCCAAGACCTACAAGGCTTTCCAGGATGCGTTGACCGAGGCCGCGGCCTTCGTGCGCGAGCATCCCGACCAGGCCGCGGATACCTATCTGCGCGTGGCCGACGCCAAGCAGGATCGCAAGCTGCTCCTGAGCATCATCAGCAACCCGCAAGTGCAGTTCAAGATCGAGCCGCAGAACACCTACACCCTGGCGAAGTTCATGCATCGTGTCGGCGCCATCAAGAACGAACCCGCCAGCTGGCGCGATTACTTCTTCGACGACGCGGTCCTCGCCAACGGGAGCTGA
- a CDS encoding ABC transporter permease, protein MNPTSNTPGGNATPAAAAVAPAPINAVKEAGPWRRFLGDFFASKLAVTGLVLLLIMVGSALLAPWIAPQNPYDIGTLDITDAKLPPGSSNMDDTMTYWLGTDGQARDVLSAILYGMRTSLLVGSVSVFFAFVIGASVGLTAAYFGGRLDALLMRIADIQLSFPSILVALILLSILGAGVDKVIISLIVVQWAYFARAARGAALVERGKEYVEAARCMSLGWGRILFRHLLPNCMPPLIVIATIDLAHAIALEATLSFLGVGVPVTQPSLGMLISNGFEYLLSGRYWISFFPGIALAITIIGINLVGDHLRDVLNPRNAQ, encoded by the coding sequence ATGAATCCGACTTCCAATACGCCTGGCGGCAACGCCACGCCGGCCGCAGCGGCCGTGGCGCCGGCTCCGATCAACGCAGTCAAGGAAGCCGGCCCCTGGCGCCGCTTCCTGGGTGATTTCTTCGCCAGCAAGCTGGCCGTGACCGGCCTGGTGCTGCTGCTGATCATGGTGGGCTCCGCCCTGCTGGCGCCATGGATCGCGCCGCAGAATCCCTACGACATCGGTACCCTGGACATTACCGACGCCAAATTGCCGCCCGGCAGCAGCAATATGGACGACACCATGACGTACTGGCTGGGCACCGACGGCCAGGCCCGCGACGTCTTGTCCGCCATCCTCTATGGCATGCGCACCAGCCTGCTGGTGGGCTCGGTGTCGGTGTTCTTCGCGTTCGTGATCGGCGCGTCGGTGGGCCTGACGGCGGCCTATTTCGGTGGCCGCCTGGACGCCCTGCTGATGCGCATCGCGGACATCCAGCTGTCCTTTCCGTCCATCCTGGTGGCGCTGATCCTGCTGTCCATTTTGGGAGCCGGCGTCGACAAGGTGATCATCTCCCTGATCGTGGTGCAGTGGGCCTACTTCGCCCGCGCGGCGCGCGGCGCCGCCCTGGTCGAGCGCGGCAAGGAATATGTCGAGGCGGCCCGATGTATGTCCCTGGGCTGGGGGCGCATCCTGTTCCGCCACCTGCTGCCCAACTGCATGCCGCCGCTGATCGTCATCGCCACCATCGACCTGGCGCACGCCATCGCATTGGAAGCGACGCTATCCTTCCTGGGGGTCGGCGTGCCGGTGACGCAGCCTTCGCTGGGCATGCTCATTTCCAACGGCTTCGAATACCTGCTGTCGGGCCGCTACTGGATTTCCTTCTTCCCTGGCATCGCGCTGGCCATCACCATCATCGGCATCAACCTGGTGGGCGACCACCTGCGTGACGTGCTCAATCCACGGAACGCGCAATGA